The following are encoded in a window of Candidatus Methylomirabilis tolerans genomic DNA:
- a CDS encoding nitrous oxide reductase accessory protein NosL translates to MKHGPTLNRVTTAWSIILITAILICSIGIADSAERRRRPMTRRDKCPVCGMFVYKYPKWVAVIEFTDDSAHFYDGAKDMFKHLFNVSKYSPGKSAQDIMHIHVTDYYAVALIDAKKALYVIGSNVLGPMGHELIPFEDEASAKEFLEDHKGTRILRFSDISEETIKALDAAQQ, encoded by the coding sequence ATGAAACACGGGCCTACGCTCAATCGTGTTACCACCGCATGGTCGATCATTCTGATCACGGCAATCTTGATCTGTTCGATCGGCATCGCCGATTCGGCTGAACGTCGGCGACGACCCATGACCAGGAGGGACAAGTGCCCGGTATGCGGCATGTTTGTGTACAAATATCCGAAATGGGTCGCCGTCATCGAGTTTACGGACGATTCCGCGCATTTTTATGACGGCGCCAAGGATATGTTCAAGCATTTATTCAATGTGTCCAAGTATTCGCCGGGTAAATCGGCTCAGGACATCATGCATATCCATGTGACGGACTACTACGCGGTCGCGCTGATCGACGCCAAAAAGGCCTTGTACGTGATCGGCAGCAATGTCTTGGGCCCGATGGGTCATGAGCTGATCCCGTTCGAAGATGAAGCCTCGGCCAAGGAGTTCCTGGAGGATCATAAAGGAACACGCATTCTGCGATTTTCAGACATCTCCGAGGAAACGATCAAGGCGTTGGATGCGGCTCAGCAATAG